A stretch of Arachis hypogaea cultivar Tifrunner chromosome 15, arahy.Tifrunner.gnm2.J5K5, whole genome shotgun sequence DNA encodes these proteins:
- the LOC140179172 gene encoding uncharacterized protein, which yields MRSPGCIKDVQRLTGRLTALSRFLGASAAKALPFFALMKKGIAFEWTPACEEAFNHFKEILAAPPVLGKPKAKEPLYLYLATTEGALAAVLVREEGKAQQPIYFVSRALQGAELRYSKLEKLALALLVSFRQLRYNGRLAGGGNRESNRSHEHTVEAPCRRSLQPDVWGHRDYLRKPGRSHLRTVGQVRVSRIEQPSRIRSPPGGLVLAQEVGATRLEVCSDSQVVTSQVNGSYQARDSLLQKYLKRVKELSKQFEEITIQHVPRERNTRADLLSKLASTKPRIGNCSLIQGITKEPAVALHLTKISPSWMDPITDFLESGKLPEDEKEAKALRREAVKYTVIQDQLFKKGLSQFLLKCLHPDQTDYVITRFGILEIVISDNGTQFTDKKFAEFLTGLGIKQKFSSVEHPQTNGQVESANKVILLGLKKRLDSKKEIGEPSPRLLLAGVEKAVDKDLVDEVREMAHLSEVALKQRIALRYNTKVLRREFEERDLVLRRNDVGQPTPGEGKLAANWECPYRIKEVLGKGAYKLERLDSKEIPRTWNAGNLRRFYS from the exons ATGAGAAGTCCGGGCTGCATCAAAGACGTTCAGCGGCTGACGGGAAGGCTCACAGCGTTGTCCCGTTTCCTCGGTGCATCGGCAGCAAAGGCCCTACCCTTTTTCGCTTTGATGAAGAAGGGAATAGCATTTGAGTGGACCCCTGCGTGCGAAGAAGCTTTCAACCACTTCAAAGAGATTCTAGCAGCACCCCCAGTGCTTGGGAAGCCGAAAGCCAAAGAGCCACTCTATCTGTACCTAGCCACCACAGAGGGGGCGCTCGCAGCGGTGTTGGTGCGGGAAGAAGGGAAGGCCCAGCAACCGatctactttgtgagtagagcaCTGCAAGGGGCAGAACTCAGATACAGCAAGCTGGAGAAGCTGGCACTGGCACTTCTGGTCTCCTTCCGCCAATTGCGATA CAATGGTAGACTTGCTGGTGGAGGTAATCGGGAATCCAACCGAAGTCACGAACatacggtggaagctccatgtagacggagcctccaaccagacgtCTGGGGGCACCGGGATTATCTTAGAAAGCCCGGCCGGAGTCATCTACGAACAGTCGGTCAAGTTCGAGTTTCCCGtatcgaacaaccaagcagaatacgaagccctccTGGGGGTTTGGTTCTAGCTCAGGAAGTTGGGGCCACGAGGCTGGAAGTATGCAGTGACTCGCAAGTCGTCACTTCGCAAGTGaatggaagctaccaagccagagactcACTGCTACAGAAATACTTAAAGAGGGTCAAAGAGCTGAGCAAACAATTTGAAGAGATCACGATCCAACACGTTCCAAGGGagaggaacacacgggcagacctcctatccAAGCTGGCGAGCACAAAACCTAGAATCGGCAACTGCTCCCTCATCCAAGGCATCACGAAAGAGCCGGCAGTTGCCCTCCACCTGACCAAAATAAGCCCTTCTTGGATGGACCCCATCACTGACTTCCTGGAAAGCGGCAAACTTCCTGAGGATGAGAAGGAAGCCAAAGCGTTAAGAAGAGAAGCCGTCAAATACACGGTCATACAAGACCAGctattcaaaaagggactcagccaaTTTTTGCTGAAATGCTtacaccccgaccagacggactac gtgataacccgaTTCGGCATCCTGGAGATTGTCATATCAGATAATGGGACACAGTTCACTGACAAGAAGTTTGCAGAATTTCTCACCGGCTTGGGGATAAAGCAGAAGTTCTCCTCGGTTGAGCATCCCCAGACAAATGGACAAGTGGAGTCCGCAAATAAGGTTATCTTATTAGGTCTCAAGAAGCGTCTAGATAGCAAAAAAG AAATCGGTGAGCCGAGCCCGCGGTTACTTCTCGCAGGAGTAGAAAAAGCAGTAGACAAAGACCTGGTAGACGAGGTCAGAGAGATGGCCCACTTATCAGAGGTAGCGctgaaacaaagaatagccctACGCTACAACACCAAGGTCCTCAGGAGGGAATTTGAGGAAAGGGACCTTGTCCTGCGGCGCAACGACGTCGGGCAACCGAccccgggagaaggaaagctggcagcaaactgggaaTGCCCCTACAGAattaaagaagtgcttggcaAAGGCGCCTACAAGCTGGAAAGGCTCGACAGCAAAGAAATCCCGAGAACATGGAATGCAGGTAACCTGAGGAGGTTCTATTCATAG
- the LOC140179171 gene encoding uncharacterized protein — MELCVKLQDVGGSSSSSNNVEEVRNSGAGEGILFLDIGRGHSPSFNAFVAPAQNTETPDRRPFPNVHVAYPEGMADGLADSSEEDEIENDSGEEAEVVPETQLVQGKRVIPSVVEPINVARVGALSSGTPDHYLHLSLGPMNSTNAEDIPSNYGLTGEMELEVGLKFLTKDAAMLAVKNYNIRRSAEFKVVESDHTRYVCRCKLFGDQCSWMVRVAKTRASRFWEVRKYQGPHTCLASATSQDHAQLDSNVICQHIFPMVQADATICIKVLQGSVESAYGYKVSYKKVWLAKQKAIARIYGDWDDSYNQLQRYFNALQTFVPGTIVDLQTRPYYADNTLDRESVMFHQVFWSFLSCVEAFKHCKLLVSVDGTHLYGKYTGTLLMGIAQNGNNNILPIAFALVERENTDAWYFFLTNLRRYVATQPDVLLISDRHATIKAALEREGCGWEYNVYCARHIASNFATNFKSKEAKRHLVSAAYSKTQEQAQYYLELIGRQKHREGITQMLVISHDRATSIFTVDEIASVGSQSRFRVYLRQRRCDCGYFQVLHYPCAHALTACAHARLDWQSYVDDVYRVENVFRVYQMEFPPLPDEEVWPPHEGQLLRSNPHLRRSMDGRPVSTRIRNEMDDVEPDPGKRCGICRQPGHTRRHCPHVTGT, encoded by the exons ATGGAACTCTGCGTGAAGCTCCAAGATGTGGGGGGCAGCTCATCTAGTTCGAATAACGTGGAGGAAGTGCGAAATTCTGGTGCTGGTGAAGGCATTCTATTTTTGGACATAGGTAGGGGTCATAGTCCGTCTTTTAATGCCTTCGTGGCCCCCGCCCAAAATACAGAAACACCTGACCGACGTCCCTTCCCGAATGTCCATGTTGCGTATCCGGAAGGAATGGCCGACGGGTTGGCTGACTCATCTGAGGAAGACGAGATTGAGAATGATAGTGGAGAGGAAGCAGAGGTTGTTCCGGAAACCCAACTGGTTCAGGGAAAAAGGGTCATCCCAAGTGTTGTTGAACCGATCAATGTTGCAAGGGTCGGAGCTCTTTCCAGCGGCACCCCCGACCATTACTTGCACCTCAGTCTTGGTCCAATGAACTCGACAAATGCGGAGGACATACCCAGCAACTATGGTTTGACCGGTGAAATGGAGCTAGAGGTTGGCCTGAAATTCCTGACTAAGGATGCAGCAATGCTTGCTGTTAAGAACTACAACATCCGTCGAAGTGCAGAATTCAAAGTAGTGGAGTCAGATCATACTAGGTATGTTTGTCGATGCAAACTTTTTGGTGACCAATGTTCCTGGATGGTGAGGGTTGCGAAGACGAGGGCGTCCAGATTTTGGGAAGTTCGAAAATACCAAGGGCCTCACACTTGTTTGGCGTCTGCGACTTCGCAAGATCATGCTCAACTGGATTCAAATGTCATATGCCAGCACATATTCCCCATGGTTCAAGCAGACGCAACCATTTGCATAAAAGTGTTACAGGGGTCCGTGGAGTCGGCATACGGATACAAGGTGTCTTACAAAAAGGTTTGGCTAGCGAAACAAAAGGCAATAGCGAGAATCTATGGAGACTGGGATGATTCTTATAACCAGTTACAGAGATACTTCAATGCGTTGCAAACCTTTGTTCCAG GGACAATTGTTGACCTACAAACCCGACCATACTATGCGGACAACACCCTCGATCGTGAAAGCGTCATGTTTCATCAAGTATTCTGGTCATTCCTATCGTGTGTCGAGGCATTCAAGCACTGCAAACTTCTAGTTTCGGTTGATGGAACACACCTGTATGGTAAGTACACGGGTACCTTGTTGATGGGAATAGCACAGAACGGAAACAACAACATTCTTCCCATAGCTTTCGCGCTAGTGGAACGGGAGAACACAGATGCATGGTACTTCTTTCTGACCAACTTAAGGAGATATGTGGCTACGCAACCAGATGTTCTACTGATCTCTGACAGGCATGCTACCATAAAGGCTGCGCTGGAGCGAGAGGGTTGTGGCTGGGAATACAATGTTTACTGTGCCCGACACATTGCGTCCAATTTCGCAACAAACTTCAAGAGTAAAGAAGCCAAAAGACATCTTGTTAGCGCGGCATACTCGAAGACCCAAGAGCAGGCACAATACTACCTAGAGTTAATCGGCAGGCAGAAGCACAG GGAGGGAATCACGCAGATGCTTGTCATATCACACGACAGGGCGACGTCGATCTTCACCGTCGATGAGATAGCCAGCGTAGGGTCTCAATCCAGATTCAGAGTATACCTCCGGCAAAGACGGTGTGACTGCGGCTACTTCCAGGTATTGCACTACCCATGTGCCCACGCGCTTACAGCATGTGCCCATGCCAGGCTTGATTGGCAGTCTTATGTCGACGATGTCTATCGGGTCGAAAATGTGTTCCGGGTATATCAGATGGAGTTTCCCCCATTGCCTGATGAGGAAGTGTGGCCACCCCACGAAGGACAACTTCTCCGTTCTAATCCCCACCTGCGACGATCGATGGATGGCCGACCTGTGTCGACAAGAATTCGTAACGAGATGGACGACGTAGAGCCTGACCCGGGAAAGCGATGTGGAATTTGCAGGCAACCAGGACATACTAGGAGACATTGTCCTCATGTCACTGGCACTTAG